DNA from Mycobacterium bourgelatii:
GCGGCTCACCGATTCTGGCGGGGTGCGAGTTACCGATGCCCGCATCGAACATCACGAGGTGCTCGGCGAGGAGCCGTTCATCGGTAACACCTTGACCCCGTATCAAACGCTGATCACCCCGCATTGGCAGCTGGCGTTCGTCAACTTCTATGTCGGCACGGCCGAGGGCGCGCTCGCCGAGGCGTTGGACTGGACGCGCGCATACGCCTCACCGTGGGAAAGCTCGGGCGTCGAACGCGCCACCGATGACCCGTACATCTTGCACACCGTGGGCGAATTGGTCAGCGAGGTGCGCGCCGCGGCGCTGCTGGCCGACCGGGCTGGGGACGCGTTGCAGGCGGCCGTGGACTTCGGTCCGTCGTTGACCGAGGACCAGCGTGCGGAAGCCGCCATCGCGGTCTACGAGGCCAAGTACCTGTCTACCAAGGTCAGCCTGGAAGCCGCGAGCCGTCTGTTTGAGATTCAGGGTGCCCGGGCCACCACCAGTGCCTACGGATTCGACCGGCATTGGCGCAACTTGCGCACCCACACCCTGCACGACCCGGTGGCCTACAAAGCCCGCGAAGTAGGGGACTGGGTGCTCAACCACCGCCACCCCGAGTTCTCGCTGTACCGCTGAGGCATGGGCATCACCCTGCACTGGTTTCTGCCCACCAACGGTGATTCGCGCACCGACTTGAGCCTGGGCAACGCCGTCGGCGCGGAGGGCAGCCGCGTCGACTCCTATGGCACCGATCGCGCCCCAGACCTCGACTACATGGCGCTGGTAGCCAGCGCTGCCGAACAGCTGGGATTCACCGGGGCGCTGACCCCGACGAGCAGCTGGTGTGAAGACGCATGGGTGCTGACCGCGGCACTGACCCAGCGCACGCGGCGGTTCAAGTATCTGGTGGCGTTCAGACCTGGACTGCAGGCGCCCACCCTGGTTGCCCAGGCGGCGGCGACGTACCAGCGGATCTCTGGGAATCGGTTGCTGCTCAACGTCGTTACCGGCGGCGACGACGCTGAGCAGCGCCGGTTCGGCGACGACCTCGGCAAGAACGAGCGCTATGAGCGGGCTGCCGAGTTCTTGACGGTCTTCCGCCGCCTGTGGTCTGGGCAACGCGTCACGTATGCCGGGAAGCACCTGTTCGTGGAGGATGCGACGATCGTGCCGGCCGCGACCTGGCCGGAGATCTACCTGGGCGGCTCATCGTCGGCTGCACTGGATGTGGCCGCCGAGCACGCCGACGTCTACCTGACCTGGGGTGAGCCGCCGGCACAAGTGGTGGAGAAACTCGATGCGGTGCGCAAGCGGGTCAAGGATCTGGGTGCGGGGCGTGCTGCGGCGGGCGAGTTGCGGTTCGGAATCCGGCTGCATGTCATCAGTCGGCCCACCGCGGCCGAGGCGTGGGCTCAGGCTGATCGGCTGTTGGCGGGGCTCGATCCCGAGCAGATCCGCCGCGCCCAGGAGGTGCAGCGTAGCTCGCAATCGGAAGGCCAGCGGCGGATGACGGAACTGCATGGTGGCCGCATCGACAACTTGGAGGTCTCGCCCAACCTGTGGGCCGGTGTCGGGTTGGTTCGCGGTGGTGCCGGCACGGCTCTGGTCGGCAGCCACGAGGAGGTCGCCGACCGCATCGCCGAATATCACGAGCTGGGCTTAGACGAATTCATCCTGTCCGGCTACCCGCATCTGGAAGAGGCCTACGCCTTTGGCGAGGGCGTTGTGCCCATCCTCGCCGAGCGTGGACTGCTCACCGCAACTTCGGAGGTATAGCAGAGTGAACACCGGACCCAGCGCCCCCCTTCGGTTCGCCTACTGGGTGCCCAACGTCAGCGGCGGCCTGGTGACTTCGACCATCGAGCAGCGCACCGACTGGAGTTACGAGTACAACGTCGCGCTGGCCCGGTTGGCCGAAGAGGCCGGCTTCGAGTATGCGCTGACCCAGGTCCGCTACACCGCGAGTTACAGTGCCGAATACCAGCACGAGTCAACCAGTTTCAGCCTGGCGCTGTTGCTGGCCACGCAGCGGCTCAAGGTGATCGCCGCCGTGCATCCAGGGCTCTGGCATCCAGGGGTGCTGGCCAAATGGGTGGCCACCGCCGATCACCTGTCCGGCGGGCGGATCGCCGTCAACGTGGTCAGCGGCTGGCTCAAAGACGAGTTCATCAAGCTCGGCGAGCCGTGGCTAGAACACGATGAGCGCTACCGGCGCAGCGCCGAATTCATTCAGGCGCTCAGGGCGATCTGGACACAGGACCGCGCCAATCTGGCCGGCGACTTCTACCGCATCCGCGACTTCAGCCTGCAACCCAAGCCTCTGCCCGTGCCAGGACGGGCACACCCGGAAATCTTCCAGGGCGGGAATTCCACTGCGGCGCGCGACAACGGTGGGCGTTATTCGGACTGGTACTTCTCCAACGGCAACGACTTCGACGGGGTCAGCGAGCAATTACACGATCTGGAACGCATTGCCGCCGCCGCTGGCCGCAGCAAGCGTCCAAAATTCGGCTTGAACGGATTCGTCATCGTCCGCGACACCGAGGCCGAGGCACGCCAGGTCCTACGCGAAATCATTGCCAAAGCCGACACGCCCGCTGTCCGGGACTTCGGCGCCGCAGTGAAACAGGCCGGGGCGTCGACCTCGGACAAGCGAGGGATGTGGGCCAACTCCAGCTTCGAGGACCTGGTCCAATACAACGACGGGTTCCGCACCCAGCTGATCGGGACCGCCGAACAGGTCGCCGAACGCATCGTGGCCTACCGCAAGCTCGGTGTCGACTTGATCTTGGCCGGCTTTCTGCATTTCCAGGAGGAAGTCGAGGCGTTCGGCCGCACCGTGCTGCCGCTCGTGCGGGAACTCGAAGCCGCCGAAGCCCTAGAAACCGTCGATACCGCCGCGGTTCGATGACGGCCGGGTCGTCGCCATCGGGCGCTCACGCCGATGCCGTCGCCGCCGCCGAAGCTTTCGCCGCCACCATACGAGCGGGCGCGGCGCAGCGGGACCAGGCCGGGGCGGTGCCGTACACCGAGTTGGCCGCCTTCGACAGCTCCGGCCTGCCCGCAGTCACGGTGCCGGTGACCGATGGCGGTGCCGGGCTGGGGCCCCGCACCCTGGCCGAGGTGACCCGGATCATCGCCGCCGCCGACCCGGCATTGGCCCAAATTCCCCAGGGCCACTATCTCGCCGTCGATATCCTCGGGCTCATCGGCACACCCGAGCAGCGTGAACGCATCCTGCCCGCAGTGGTTTCGGGTGGACGGATCGGCCCCGTGCTCGCCGAGCGCGGTGGCCACCACGCCCAAGACCTCAAAACCCGCCTCATTCCCGATACCACCGGATGGCGACTGGAAGGCACCAAGTACTACTGCACCGGCGCGATCACCTCCCGATGGCTGGCAGCCAGCGCACTGGACCCCGATGACCGCGTCGTGCTCGCGTTCGTCGAACGCGACGCTCCCGGTGTGTTCATCGACGAGGACTGGGCGGCGATGGGACAACGCGCCACCGTCAGCGGGACCACCACCTTCGACGGTGTCCGCGTCGAGGACACCCTGGTGTTGCCGTACTGGTCGGTGTTCACCCGTCCGCAACTGCTCGGGGCGCGCGCCCAACTCGTTCATGCGGCCATCGAGGCGGGGATCGCACAGGGTGCGTTGGCCGATGCCCGCGAGTTCGTGCGCACCCGCAGTAGACCGTTCTTCGAGGCGGTCCGGGCCGGGCAGGTCAGCACCGCCGCCGACGATCCGCACACCCGGTGGCGTTTCGGCCGACTGGCCACGCAAACTCGTGCCGCGGTTGAGCTGCTGCGTTGGGCCGCCGGGGTGCTCGACGAACTCGGGCTCGACCCCGCCAACCCCGAAGCCGCGGCACGCGGATCGATCGCGGTCGCCCAAGCCAAGACTTTTGCCAGCGACACCGCCGTGGACGTCGCCAGCCAACTGTTCACCCTGACCGGGGCCAGCGGCACCGACCGGCGATTCGCACTCGACCGACACTGGCGCAACGCGCGGACCCACAGCGTGCACGACCCGGTCGATTGGAAATACCACCACATCGGAGCCTGGGAACTGGCCGACGTGCCCCCACCCAACCACGCGCAGATCTGACATCCACAAACTGGGATAGGCGGACCGCTTCCGTCTCGATCTGACGATTAAACTCCTTCAAGGTGATGACATCAGCGCGCTGGTTCCCTCCGCGTCTGCGACATGACCGATGAGCGACAGTACTTCCCAAAGCTGGGATATAACAACGAATCTCGGAGCAACCGCACTCGCTGTTGCTGCCCAGCGGGCTGCTGAGACTGCACAACCACAACCGCTAGTCCGCGACGAGTTCGCCGCGATTCTGGTTGCGGCCGTGAACGATCCGGGATGGAATTCCATGGCGCGGGGCGATCTGTCGTGGATGGGCCCCGATAATGAGCTTGGACGACGCGCCGCAATCATCGGCCGAGAATACGTGGCAACCCGCACCGTGTTCTTCGACGAGTTCTGCGCGTCTGCGACAGACGACGGGATCGGACAACTGGTGATATTGGCCTCTGGGTTGGACGCTCGGGCATACAGGTTGTCATGTCTGTCCGGTGTCCATGTCTACGAGATCGACCAGCCGGCCATACAGGAGTTCAAGCAATCGACTCTCGGCGCTCACGGCATAACGCCAATAGCCGAGATTCATCCAGTGGCTGTGGATCTGCGCAAAGAGGAGTGGCCCATCGCGTTGACGGAAGCCGGATGGGACGAGTCGGTGCCAACCGCCTGGCTCATCGAGGGACTTCTTCCCTACCTGTCATCTTCCGAGCACGACCGACTTTTCCGAACGGTAACTCAATTGAGTGCGAACGGCAGTCGGCTGGCGGCAGAGGTCTATCACCACGCAACGACTCACCTCGGTGCAGAACGTCTGGAGCGATGGCGAGAGGAAGCCGCAAACATTGACGACGCGCTAGGTGTCGACGTCGACGTGACGGCGTTCATCAAACACGAAGACGCTACCGATACAGCGTCCTGGCTAACGAACCACGGCTGGGTCACCGACTCCCTCGACAGTCGCACCGAGATGGCCCGACTCGGCCGCCCGATACCGGCTGAGTTCATCGACACCGCACCCGCGAGTTCCCTTGTAACTGCGGTTCTGCGTCATCGCGCAACCAGTGAATGAATCAGTCCGTTCAGTCGGTTCGCGTCAACACCAACGCTGCTTCGTTGTAGGGAAACAGACGATAGAAAATTCGGGGTGCCGGCAGGACAAGGGGCGCGGCCTCAGCCTTGCTGACGATGCGCGGGTTGCCCAACGCGAGGGCTTTGCCCCACTTGTGCAGTACGGTCGGTCCGCCGGCCAATACGTTTTTGAGCCAGTCCGTTTCAGGCCCGTAGCCGACGAGAATGACGAAGCCGTCCCGGGTCTTGAAAACCAAAAGGGGCGTTCGATAGCGCCTGCCTGACTTGCGGCCGGTGTGTTCGAGTGTCCCGAGGCACGGAAGCCACGGTGTGAGCGAGCGAGCCACAGGATTAGTCCGTAGTTCCCCCCGCTGAGTGGGTTCTGAATCCCCGATGTTGTTCGTGAGCAGGTGTTTGGCGTTCATGCGGGCGTACTAATGTAGTCATGTATTATCATGGCATTGCTCGGCGTGTTAACTTGGCATATCGTAGATATAGCGCGGATAAGTTGATATAAAGTAATCATGTACGTGACTCGGGTTCCCAACCGTGGGTCACCGCCAGCGGTGCTGTTGCGGGAGTCCTACCGCGACAACGGCAAAGTCAAAACACGCACCCTGGCCAACTTGTCACACTGGCCCGAGCGCAAGGTGGAAAAGCTACAGCGTGCCCTCAAAGGCCTGCCGCCACGCGGGATCTGGCCGAGTCGTTTGAGGTCTCCCGCAGCCTGCCCCATGGGCACGTGGCCGCAGTGCTGGGCACCGCCGGACCCTGGGCGTCGAAGATCTCATCGACGCGACACCATCGCGGCGGCGCGACCTGGTCACCGCGATGCTGGTAGCCCAGGTCATCGCCCCGGAATCCAAGCTGGCCACCGCACGCGGTTTGCGCACCCAGACCGCCACCAGCTCACTGGGCGAGGTGCTGGGGGTCAGTGGGGCCGATGAGGACGACCTGTACGCGGCGATGGACTGGGCGCTGGCCCGCAAAGATGCCATCGAAACCGCGCTGGCCGCCCGGCATCTGAACGATGGCACCCTAGTGCTCTACGACGTGTCCTCGGCGGCCTTTGAGGGCCGCACCTGCCCCCTGGGCAAGATCGGACACGCCCGTGACGGGGTCAAAGGACGTTTGCAGATCGTCTACGGGCTGCTGGCCACCACCGCCGGGATACCGGTTGCCATCGAAGTGTTCGACGGCAACACCGCTGACCCGAAAACGTTGACCGCCCAAATCAATAAGCTGAAAACCGGTTCGGACTGTCGCGGGTGGCCCTTGTCGGCGATCGCGGCATGATCACCAGCGCGCGCATCACCGAGGAACTACGCCCTGCCGGTCTGGACTGGATCACCGCGCTGCGCGCCCGCAGATCAAGGCCCTTGTGCAAGCCGACGCCCTGCAGCTGAGCTTGTTCGACGAACACGACCTCGCTGAGATCAACTCCCCGGACTATCCCGGCGAACGCCTGGTCTGCTGCCACAACCCGCTCTAGCTCAAAAGCGCACCCAAAACGCCAAGACCTGTTGGCCGCCACCGAAAACAACTCACCGCCATTACCGACGCCACCACCCGAACCCGCCGACCCTTGCGCGGCAAAGACGATATCGCGCTACGGGTAGGCAAGGTGATCAACCACTACAAGATGGCCAAACACTTCCACATCACCATCACCGACAACTCATTCACCTTCACCCGCAACGAAGACGCCATCGCCGCCGAAGCCGCCCTCGACGGCATCTACGTGCTGCGTACCAACCTGCCCAAATCCGCCCTGGGCCGTGACGATGTGGTGTTGCGCTACAAGGGACTCGAAGACGTCGAACGCTTCTTCCGGACCCTCAACAGTGAACTTGACGTGCGACCCATCCGCCACCACCTCGCCGACCGGGTCCGCGCCCACATGTTCCTACGCATGCTGTCCTACTACATCAGCTGGCACATGAAACAAGCCCTGGCCCCCCTGCTGTTTCGCGACCACGACAAACCCGCAGCCGCCGCCAAACGCACCAACCCTGTTGCCCCGCTCAACGTTCCGATGCCGCCCTAGCCAAAGCCTCCCGCAAACGCACCACCGACGACACCCCGGTGCACAGCTTCACCAGCCTGCTCGCCGACCTAGCCACCATCTGCGCCAGCCACATCCAGCCCGCCGACGACATGCCCACGTTCACCAAATTCACCACCCCCACCGCACTACAACACCACGCCTTCGAACTACTCGGCCTCACCCACCGCCTGGGCTACAAGTAGTCATGCAGACAACACAAAACCCCAGGTCACGGCACACTCATCACCAAACCAGGGGGAACTACGGATTAGTGACACGGCGATGGAACCGTGCGACAGCACGAGGCACTCGCATGAAAATCCTTTCTCACCCCATGCAGTTCTGGTTCACCCGGGCGACTGCAGTGGGCTTGGTGCGAAACCTACGTCGTTGGAACCTCTTTGGGCCGATCCCATAACGGCTCGCCCAATTTGGCACGTACTTTCCCCCACGGGTCGGCGTACTGACCGGGCGCGTTCCGATACGGCGACCGGCGCGCCATGACCGTTCGCACAACGGGGCCGAGGAGCGGGCCTGGGTAGCGCAAAAAGCGGTACTTCCTCGACAATTCGGCCCGCAGATCGGGCCACGAGTGGTTCTGGAATCGCAACGCCTCTTGGGCGCGGGTGGTGTCCATCCAGTCGGTGACGAACCAATCGACGTCACTGTTCGGATCCCCGGGCCGGCCCGGTGGCATGGCGCCCGGTAGACCCAAAGCCGCGACGAGGCCTGCGGTGACCTCGCCGTAGGTCAATCGGTGGGTGTCGTCGCCGCCGATCAGTAGGATCTCGCGAGCGACGTCGGCGGTGGTCGCTTCGGCCATCGCCCAGGCGACGTCGCGAACATCGACTGTCTGCACCCGACCGTCACTGGGTACTACGGCTTGCAGGTACGCCATATCGGCGCTGACCGGTAGTGCCCCCAGGTCCGGGCCGACCACGGCCCCCAGACGCAAGACCACCCAATCCAGCGTCGAGTCCCGCACAATCTGCTCGCCCTCAGACTTCTGTCCGCTGTAGACGTCATAGGGCCGCATCGGGTCCTCTGCCTTCAGAGGAGGGGTCGTGCGGTGCGGGTTACGGGGTCCCATCACGGTGATGCTCGACGCGTGGACGAATCGCGGTGGCTTCTGTTGCCCCTCGGCGATGCGAACCAGACTTGCAGTCGCGTCCACGTTCACCCGTCGCGCGACTTTGGGAATCGGGTAGATCGCCGGTGCGATGATCGCCGCGAGATGGATGATCGCGTCCGGGGCGACCTCGGACACGAGACGTTGCACCTGCTCGGAATCGGTGAGGTCGGCCCACCGGTACTCGACGCCGCGCGGTAGTTTTGCAGCCGCCTTCCGGTTGGCGGGCGTATCGAGGTCCGTCGCCACCACGCGGCGGCCAAGGTGGGCAAGTCTCCGAACGGTTGCCGAACCCACCAGGCCGAAGGCGCCAGTGACAAGGACAGTTCCATTCAGCTCAGTGCCCATGGATTGTTACTCCTCGAATATTGCGGCCGGCGAGCAGGCGTCGTGGGCTTGTGTCTAAAAGCGTCTAGAAGCCGCCCGCGACTCGTATCACGGCGCGGCCGGAATGCTCTCCGGCTCGGACCTTGTCGAGTAGCTCTACGACGTCCTTGACATCGACGTCGTGTGCGACATCCGAAAGATGTTGTGGCTTCAGTGAATTCCCTAGCTCTTCCCACAGTGCGCGGCGCGGGCCGATAGGCAGGAGCACCGAGTCGATGCCGAGGAGCGCCACACCGCGCAGGATGAACGGCATGACGGTGGTCTGAAGTCCGGCACCACCGGTGAGTCCGCTGGCCGCCACGGCAGCGCCATAGTTCATCGTGCTGAGCAGATGGGCCAGTGTCGGCCCGCCGACGCAGTCGACGGCTCCGGCCCAGCGGCTCTTGCCGAGCGGTCGTGGCTTGGCGTCGGGATCCTCCGGGAGTCTTCCGATGACTTCGGCCGCACCGAGTTCTCGCAGCCGATCAGCCGCATCGGGCTTACCTGTAGATGCCACCACGTGATAGCCCGCGGCTGCGAGCAGGTCGACACTGATGGATCCCACCCCGCCCGTTGCGCCGGTAACCACAATCGGTCCGTCCTCGGGATTGATGCCGTGCCGCTGAAGGGCTTTCACGCTCATTGCTGCGGTGAAACCCGCTGTGCCAATGGCGGCACCCTCGCGTGGTGTCAACGCGCCGAGTTTGACTACCCAGTCTGCCGGCACCCGCGCATACTCCGCGTAGCCGCCGTGACTACCTGTGCCGATCTGGTAGCCATGCGCCAAAACTAGTTCCCCGACGCTGAATTCGTCGGAGTCCGATGACACTACCTCGCCGGTGAGGTCGATACCGGGCACGACCGGGTAGGTGCGCACGACGCCCGAGTTCGGCGTCAGTGCCAACGCGTCCTTGTAGTTCGCGCTGGAGTAGTGCACTCGGATGGTGACCTCGCCGGGAGGCAACTCGGAGCCGTCGAGCGTCTCAATCGCCGCGCGGATGCCGTCGTCGACCTGTCGCGCGACGAGGGCTTCGAACGCCGCTACTTCGCCCATGGACCAAACCTCCTAATTGCCGCAGTCAATTTCGCGGATCGCACGTTCGGGACAGCTGTGGATTGCTTCGCGTACAACGTCTTCGCAGTCGGTTGGCACGTCGTCTTGTATTGCGATGGCCCAGCCGTCCTCGGACATTTCGAACACCGCAGGGCATAACGTGACGCACATGCCATGGCCGGCGCAACGGTCGTCGTCGACGGTGACCCTCACTGTTCGTCCATTTCGACACGATCGAACGCTCGGAGCGCGCCGGACTTACGCAGGACGGGATACGGGAGGCGTACGACCATGTTGATCATGAACCTTACCAGATGCTGCTAATGGCTATGGGCTATGATTGTCAATGCTCAATATTTTATTTCAAGAATGATCTACTTGTTATTTGAGAGTGGCATTCTCGGCTGATGGAGGGCGAACAGCGGGGCCAAGTGCGTGTGAATCGGATGGAGGCTGGCGAATCAAGCAGACAGCGGCTCAGTCGATATCGTCGTGTCATGTCGGTTCGACGCCGTCACTCCCTCGGCGGGTTCCGACGCCTGCACTGAGTCAGAAAACTGCGGAATCACCATCGGGCTCGCGGACGGTGGGCAATGAAAATAGGCAAAGCACCGGAGAACATGGCAGACGGAAATAGCGAAGTCACTCGCTCATGGCAGGAGCGCGCCGTAGAGCGTCGCCTGGGCGAGGCGCGCGCGCTTGCGGTCGCTCGAAGCACTCAATTCATGGCAACGGCACTCGAGCTCGTCCAAGAGTCCGGCCAGGCGAATTTCACGCTGCAGACGCTGGCTGAGCGCGCAAATCTGAGCGTAAGGACGTTCTATCAACATTTCTCAAGCAAAGACGAGCTGCTGCTAGCGCTGTATGAAGATGTGACCGCGCAATTCACAGCGGCGATCAGGGAAAAGGTCGAGGCTGCAGAAGACCCGATGGGACAGCTAGAGGCATGGTGTCGGGGGGTGCTTTCACGCCCGGGCTCATCGCAGGAAGTTGGTGGCCGTCTAGTTCTTCTCTACAACTTGAGCTTGGAAGTGGAACATCCGGAGGCCTTCGCCAAAGTTTGGGAGCCGCACCGAAAGCTGTTGACGGAGATCTTGACCGCATGTTCAGAGTCGGGATTGATCCGAAACGATCTCACGCTGCCGCAGCTGACCTCGATGTTGGGTTACACAATGACGTCTTTCGGCCAGTTCAACGCCCTCCACCAAGGGATGGACGGTGCGAATCTGACCGAAGATGCGGTGTGGGCTTGGTGTCGTCAGGCGCTCGCACCTCGGGAGACAGGGTCAGCCCCGACTTCCTCCGAGAGGTGATGTCCCACTTAGCTTTCGAACAGTTAAACGATCTGGGACCGCAGTCGTCTCGCGGCCAATTCACGAAGCTCGTCGGACCTGATTTTGTCGCTGCCGGTCAACTTGAGGTCGTCGTCAGCGAAGAACAGTACGTGGCGTGGCACCTTATAGCTCGCCAAGCGTTGCCGCAGGTATCCCTGGATCTCTTCTGCTTGAGCGTGAGCGCCATCGCGGGGGACAACGCAGGCGACCACAACCTCACCCAACGTCTCATGGGGGAGACCGATCGTCTTGGCGACCTTGACATTCTGATGCGCCGTGAGGGCTTCGTCGACTTCGAGCGGTGACACGTTCGCGCCGCCGGTCTTGATGATGTCCGTCAACCTGCCGTTCCAGAACAGCCGCCCAAGCTCGTCGAGATAGCCATCATCGCCGGTGGGGAAAAACCCTTCCTCGTCTAGCGTTTCGGCCAGCGGTGTGCCGATGTAGCCAAGCATGAGGGTGGGCCCCTTGACGCAGATCTCACCGCTTGTGCCCCGCGGAACGACGCAGCGTGTGACCGGGTCGACGATCTTGATCGTCACGCCCGGCAAGGGAACTCCCCAGCTGTTAGCGTGTACCTCAGGCGGGGTGTTCAACGGGAAAATCGTTGAAATCGTGAAAGTTTCAGTGTTGCCGTAGGCATGATCAGGCAGATGCCATTCGGCGGAGACGGTAGGGTGACGGGCGATCGGCGTTTTGACGTCTGCGAATCGCATGCTGCTCAGATCGACGGTGAGCCAGTTGGGTGCGGCTTCGATCTGAGCCCACTGATGCGGCCAGGCAAATGGGTAGTTCACTCGCTCTGCAGCCATCAATTCGAGCGCCTCAGTCGGAGCGAACGTCGGCTGCAGAACGAGGCATCCGCCGGCTGCCAAGGTGGCGCCCAGCGACATCACGAAGTTCCCGGACCAGAAGTAGCCGTTGGCCGACCAACAACGCAGGTAATCGTCGGGCCCAAACTCGCACACCCGTCGGAAGCGCCACATTTGAATAGCGATGCCGCGGTGTGCGCTCAGGATGCCTTTGGGCTTACTGGTGGAACCCGAGGAAAAGAACAAGGCTCCGGTATCACTGGGCAACACCGCCGCGGCGGTCGCGAGTATCACCTCGTGAGGTTCGCCGCGTCCTCGGGCGAGGAAGGCGTCCCACGAATCGACGCCGGCCGACGCGTCGCCGACCGTTGCGAGATAGCGGAGGAAGGGAAATCGATCGGATTCCAGCGCGCCCGGAGGTGTCGTTTCGATCTCCGGTACGAGTTGGGAGAGTACGGAAGTGAAGTCCGTCTTGAGCACCGTGCGCTCGAAGAGCAGCACTGCAATGCTTGATGCCTGGAGCAGATACTCGAGCTCCTCTGGGGTCGAGAATGTGCTCAACGCGACGGCTACTCCGCCAGCGAGCGAGATGCCGAAGAATGCCGAAATCCACTCGGGACGGTTGGTCATCAGAACGCCAACCCTGGCGTCCTTGCCGATGCCGATCGCGCGCAACGCGCAAGCCACATCGACGGCATTCTCCCACAATTCGGAGTACGTCCAACGGACATCCTCTGCAGCCGTGCGGAATACCAGAGCTTCTCGGTCGGCATACAGCGATGTCACCTCGCGCAGGAATCCTGGCAAGGTGAG
Protein-coding regions in this window:
- a CDS encoding acyl-CoA dehydrogenase family protein, whose protein sequence is MSVTATATAPVTATPASPEAFSKLLDTADRVADELRRTAAERDKANATPRAEIELLRQNDLLQVQEPVEYGGSGLNFAQAAQIIRRIARGDTSIAHLIGYHYAQTRVAGLFGTPAQADAQSRRNASEKLFWGGIQNPRGGSALVLTRDGDGFRLNGYRSFASGASTGDQLSVTAALEGELVFLSLDVRGGRQGFTFLDDWDNIGQRLTDSGGVRVTDARIEHHEVLGEEPFIGNTLTPYQTLITPHWQLAFVNFYVGTAEGALAEALDWTRAYASPWESSGVERATDDPYILHTVGELVSEVRAAALLADRAGDALQAAVDFGPSLTEDQRAEAAIAVYEAKYLSTKVSLEAASRLFEIQGARATTSAYGFDRHWRNLRTHTLHDPVAYKAREVGDWVLNHRHPEFSLYR
- the sfnG gene encoding dimethylsulfone monooxygenase SfnG; translation: MNTGPSAPLRFAYWVPNVSGGLVTSTIEQRTDWSYEYNVALARLAEEAGFEYALTQVRYTASYSAEYQHESTSFSLALLLATQRLKVIAAVHPGLWHPGVLAKWVATADHLSGGRIAVNVVSGWLKDEFIKLGEPWLEHDERYRRSAEFIQALRAIWTQDRANLAGDFYRIRDFSLQPKPLPVPGRAHPEIFQGGNSTAARDNGGRYSDWYFSNGNDFDGVSEQLHDLERIAAAAGRSKRPKFGLNGFVIVRDTEAEARQVLREIIAKADTPAVRDFGAAVKQAGASTSDKRGMWANSSFEDLVQYNDGFRTQLIGTAEQVAERIVAYRKLGVDLILAGFLHFQEEVEAFGRTVLPLVRELEAAEALETVDTAAVR
- a CDS encoding nitroreductase family deazaflavin-dependent oxidoreductase; protein product: MNAKHLLTNNIGDSEPTQRGELRTNPVARSLTPWLPCLGTLEHTGRKSGRRYRTPLLVFKTRDGFVILVGYGPETDWLKNVLAGGPTVLHKWGKALALGNPRIVSKAEAAPLVLPAPRIFYRLFPYNEAALVLTRTD
- a CDS encoding LLM class flavin-dependent oxidoreductase translates to MGITLHWFLPTNGDSRTDLSLGNAVGAEGSRVDSYGTDRAPDLDYMALVASAAEQLGFTGALTPTSSWCEDAWVLTAALTQRTRRFKYLVAFRPGLQAPTLVAQAAATYQRISGNRLLLNVVTGGDDAEQRRFGDDLGKNERYERAAEFLTVFRRLWSGQRVTYAGKHLFVEDATIVPAATWPEIYLGGSSSAALDVAAEHADVYLTWGEPPAQVVEKLDAVRKRVKDLGAGRAAAGELRFGIRLHVISRPTAAEAWAQADRLLAGLDPEQIRRAQEVQRSSQSEGQRRMTELHGGRIDNLEVSPNLWAGVGLVRGGAGTALVGSHEEVADRIAEYHELGLDEFILSGYPHLEEAYAFGEGVVPILAERGLLTATSEV
- a CDS encoding ferredoxin, whose translation is MRVTVDDDRCAGHGMCVTLCPAVFEMSEDGWAIAIQDDVPTDCEDVVREAIHSCPERAIREIDCGN
- a CDS encoding SAM-dependent methyltransferase, encoding MSDSTSQSWDITTNLGATALAVAAQRAAETAQPQPLVRDEFAAILVAAVNDPGWNSMARGDLSWMGPDNELGRRAAIIGREYVATRTVFFDEFCASATDDGIGQLVILASGLDARAYRLSCLSGVHVYEIDQPAIQEFKQSTLGAHGITPIAEIHPVAVDLRKEEWPIALTEAGWDESVPTAWLIEGLLPYLSSSEHDRLFRTVTQLSANGSRLAAEVYHHATTHLGAERLERWREEAANIDDALGVDVDVTAFIKHEDATDTASWLTNHGWVTDSLDSRTEMARLGRPIPAEFIDTAPASSLVTAVLRHRATSE
- a CDS encoding NAD-dependent epimerase/dehydratase family protein translates to MNGTVLVTGAFGLVGSATVRRLAHLGRRVVATDLDTPANRKAAAKLPRGVEYRWADLTDSEQVQRLVSEVAPDAIIHLAAIIAPAIYPIPKVARRVNVDATASLVRIAEGQQKPPRFVHASSITVMGPRNPHRTTPPLKAEDPMRPYDVYSGQKSEGEQIVRDSTLDWVVLRLGAVVGPDLGALPVSADMAYLQAVVPSDGRVQTVDVRDVAWAMAEATTADVAREILLIGGDDTHRLTYGEVTAGLVAALGLPGAMPPGRPGDPNSDVDWFVTDWMDTTRAQEALRFQNHSWPDLRAELSRKYRFLRYPGPLLGPVVRTVMARRSPYRNAPGQYADPWGKVRAKLGEPLWDRPKEVPTT
- a CDS encoding oxidoreductase; this encodes MGEVAAFEALVARQVDDGIRAAIETLDGSELPPGEVTIRVHYSSANYKDALALTPNSGVVRTYPVVPGIDLTGEVVSSDSDEFSVGELVLAHGYQIGTGSHGGYAEYARVPADWVVKLGALTPREGAAIGTAGFTAAMSVKALQRHGINPEDGPIVVTGATGGVGSISVDLLAAAGYHVVASTGKPDAADRLRELGAAEVIGRLPEDPDAKPRPLGKSRWAGAVDCVGGPTLAHLLSTMNYGAAVAASGLTGGAGLQTTVMPFILRGVALLGIDSVLLPIGPRRALWEELGNSLKPQHLSDVAHDVDVKDVVELLDKVRAGEHSGRAVIRVAGGF
- a CDS encoding acyl-CoA dehydrogenase family protein, whose amino-acid sequence is MTAGSSPSGAHADAVAAAEAFAATIRAGAAQRDQAGAVPYTELAAFDSSGLPAVTVPVTDGGAGLGPRTLAEVTRIIAAADPALAQIPQGHYLAVDILGLIGTPEQRERILPAVVSGGRIGPVLAERGGHHAQDLKTRLIPDTTGWRLEGTKYYCTGAITSRWLAASALDPDDRVVLAFVERDAPGVFIDEDWAAMGQRATVSGTTTFDGVRVEDTLVLPYWSVFTRPQLLGARAQLVHAAIEAGIAQGALADAREFVRTRSRPFFEAVRAGQVSTAADDPHTRWRFGRLATQTRAAVELLRWAAGVLDELGLDPANPEAAARGSIAVAQAKTFASDTAVDVASQLFTLTGASGTDRRFALDRHWRNARTHSVHDPVDWKYHHIGAWELADVPPPNHAQI